ttcagagaaaaaaagaaaatcctgaaagtagttCAAGACAAGAGGTTCCTAACCTACAGGGGTAGGAACATTAGACTTACAtaagacctatccacagagacctggtgggccggaaagggctggcatgatatatccaGGGATCTAGACAAGAAAtccatgcagccaagaatactttatccagcaagactgtcattgggaatgaaaggagagataaagagtttccaggacaaacaggaacGGGAAGAATATGTGTCCACCAGGCCAGCCCTGCAAGAATTATTAAGGGGaatcctgtaagcaaagagagagagcccaagagtAACATaagccagaaagaaacagagacaatctacagaaacaggggcattacaggcaatacaatggcactaaattcatgcctttcaatagttactctgaatgtagaTGGTCTAATTGCTCCAATCAAAGGACACATGGCAtcggatggggaaaaaaaaaaaaaaagaaagtaagcaaGTCCCATCCATATACTGTCTACAGGAGACTCAGACACCTCCACACTGaaaatgagggggtggggaatgaTTTATCATGCTAACAGAcctcaaaataaagctggggttacaatccttatatcagactaattcaattttaaaacaaagactgtcataagggatgaagagggacaccatatcatacttaaagggtctattcaaaaagaagatctaacaattataaatatttatgccactaactagggagcagccaattatatcaaccaattaatagcaaaattaaaGAAGCACATAGATAATAACACCTTAATAGTACAGGACTTTAACACTGCCCTCAAAGCAATGAAcacatcatctaagcagaaaatcagcaaggaaactagagctttgaatgacacattggaccagatggacttcagagATATACagagagcattccatcctaaagcaaaagaataaacattcttccggagtgcacatggaactttctccagaacagatcaagtactgggtcacaaataaggtctCAACTGATATCACAAGATTGGGATTATTGCCtggatattttcagaccacaatgctttgaaacttgaactcaatcacaagaggaaatttggaaggagcTCAGACATTTGGAGGTTAAAGTGCATCCTGCTaagaaatgaatgggtcaaccaggaaattaaagaagaactaaaaaaaaaaaaaatcatgcaaactagtgagaatgaaaacacattggtccaaaacctttgggatactcCAAAGGTGGTCCAAAGAGTGATGTACGTAGCCATCCaggcctctctcaaaaaattagaaaaatcccagaTACACAAGAtaaccatacacctaaaggagttagagaaagaacagcaaataaagcctaaaccgaGCAGGAAATGCTTCTTTCCACTGAATTCAGATATTCACCTTTATGTTTTTCATCAAGGTTCCTACTTAAGAATTGAGACAATAAGTGTAAACACATAGGAGCCCTTTAGATGTTAATGTGCATCAGAATTGCCAGGAATGCTTgctaaaaattaaagttttggaTCCCCATTCAGTAGATTTAGGGTAGGACCAATAGTctaccttttcttccttttttaagatttatttatttgagagacagaataaaAGTCAAGAAGTGCATGGaagtgtgggtgggggagggcagaagaagagagacaaaatttaaaacagactctcagctaagcacagagcctgatggggggcttaatctcaccaatctgagatcataacctgagctgaaatcaagagtcaaagcttaactgactgagccacccaggcacccaaagaatctacatttttaagaaaatcgtCAGATGATTCTCACATACATGGAAGATTAGCATACTTTTAAGAACTTTAAGACATTATTAAATGAATTCATTGTTCCTTTAGGAATTGTAAGTAATCTCttttagagaaatgaaactgcatatccaattttattttattcagggaCTGGACTGAGTCAAGAACTGAGAGCTCCTGACATCACATCACTTTTGTTGTAGTGTATTGATTAGAATATATATTGGTAGGTATATCTAGATATAGATCTATCTAGATAGGTctagatagatctatatatatagagagatagatcTATATATGTagatccatttatatatatacatatagatagatcTACATATATAGATCTAACTAGTTATATAGATTTATCTAGATATAGATAGAATATCTATCGATTAGAATATAGTCTATTGATTTGAAAAAGCTCAATAAGAACTGAGAGCtcattattaattatattctGTTAAGGGCCCATTTCTTGCCAGGCAGAATTCAGTTTGACCAGAAGAGGAGGGGTGCTGGACTGGTAAGACCTATTTTTGGAAACTCTTCTAAATATATGAATGGAAAATCTGATGGGGGTCCTACCTAATAGGGGATGAGGGAAAAATGGATAATCATAGCTCACACGCACCTGATCTTGTTTCACAGTTATGTGAAACAAACACAGTCTCCAATTTTATAAAGAATTCCTGGGTTTACTCATCTGGCTAAAATATCAAATTTCATTCATTGAATGACACTTCTACTTTCACAAGATCATTAAAGAtggtttccatttcttctaaaactgcataaaatatgaaaaaaaacacatcaacttATTTCACAGAAATAAGTCCCTGTAGTAATCCTTTGGTGTATGCAATTTCTCTTCATGTACTAAATACATAAATGCAAGATTTGAAGTAAAAATACAGAGGTTGCTTTCTTTAGACTGCTTTATtggttttataatatatattgtaataaTAACGACCATCTTTCCAGGCAATAGGCAAAGCTGTCCTGCTAACGGAATCTTACAGATTGGATCAAAAACACAACATTCAACTCAAAGTAGTAATAGACACAACAGAAATGAGTGACATCAAAAAGTTTACAACAAAAGTATATCCTGAACACATTAACTTTAGAAAGGAGATGTCTGCCTGTTAACTTCAGGGAAAACATCAGGATTCAAGGCATAAGACAAAACTCATCACGATGATCATGGTGAGGGGGGTCAATGCTAACTGCCCGCAAACTATGACTGAATTGCTTTTCCTTCAGCTTTTGCATGAGTTGTCTCATCTCCTCCCTAATCCTTTCCATACTCTCTTCTCTCATCCTTCCCTGTGGCTCTCCAAGCCTCTGAATCATGTCCCATCTATACTGCTGGTTGGGCTGCCTAACACAGAACCACCTACGATTTACTCTAGGCATACAATATTCACCAGTGTCCAAAGGGAGGGCCAAGGGCTCTCCTTTATTAgcaattttctccttttcatcctttttttcattttcctggtcGGTATTTTCCATGTTGGGATTTTTTACTGCTTGTTCCTCTTTGGACGCCATTGCTCCTAGGAGACAAAAGACCAAAGAAGGGGTTGAGTTTTGAGTGGACTGTCAGCACCGAGGACAGAGGCCTTACTATTCATCTTTCAGAGCCCTGGATATCAgcggtttttaaattttcattttcctacctGAAAAGCTTTGTTCGTCCTCTAGGTGGCGTCCAAGTCCGGATTCCCACTCCACTTCTTGGTCCTACTTCCCCCCAAACCCACCATTTTCCTACATATCCATCCCCAGGCTTCTGCAGTCACCAAAATGGAAGACGGGGGACATGGCATAGGGTAGTTGGAAGGGGGTCTCAAACAGGGCTCTGCACCCTCCCCCAACACTGACCCCAGCACTGACCTGGGCCTATCCTTGctgtctcctccttctcccaatTCTCGCCTTGAGTGCGCCGCCGCGACACTTGACAACTACACGCGCAGACCTGCAGAGGGCGACGGTGGAGGGAACAGGGAACTGTTGCGAAGCGCTAGGCGCCGACCTGCCAGCAACTGGTCCCTTACAAGTCCGGGGCCCCCTAGCCGCCCCCATCCGCATCTCCCACCTTCACCCctagcttccccccaccccgccccggagGTCCACCATTTTCCTGTAGGAACTCCGGGGTGTTTTCCAATCGCTCTTAGTTGCTCTGCTGCCCTCCCTACCGCACAACTCCCTTATCCCAGGGGCCCACTACTGATGTTCCCAAGAATGCCAGGTCTGGAGAAAGCTACTGGCGACCTGTTCCGCTGATCCCCTGTGCTAGCTGTGACAATAGGCGGACCGCTGCCGCCCTGGCCTCGCACACAGGCCCGGGAGCCATTACCTGCCGTGCTTTCCTCCAGCCCAAAGCCAGCTCTCCAGGTGCAGGACAGCAGGGAGCCAGTACCCAGGAAGGACTGCCCGGGAAGGCTGCATCGCTCTGCAGCTCCAGGTCACGTGAGGGCCTCCCATCACAAACtagctctctcccctcccactccacTCCCTCCAACAGGCACTGAGATCTACTAGCCCCCAGCCGCACCTATGCACTCACcaactctccctctgcctgtgcactGGGCCCCAATGCACATTGTCTTGTCACTCACCTCTGTTTTCTTCAGTCTGAGGGCCCACAAGGGGCCTTACCACCTATGGCTGGGTTAGCCCTTCTCTGGCTACCAGGGAGGGTTTGTATATCACCCTCTCCCCCCAAGGCCTTCGCGTTGTCTTGgtcttttcagttttttcctcctcttctccctagCTGTACATCTGCTTCCTAacaatttctctttatttattttttaataatatgtattttttaattttttcaaatttttatttgagacagagagagagagagagaaagccagtgagcacaggcagggaggccagtcagagagagtgagaagcagattccctgctgagcagggagcctgatgtggggctggatcccaggaccccgagatcattacctgaggccaaggcagacacttaaccaactgagccacctgggagcctctctttattgtcttttaaaaaatcagtgttgctcaaaaaacaaaattatggaatttcatttttaaaagacatgctTCAACCTggggaagtaaaaagaaaactcatgTTTTATGTTCTGCACcacacagaaaataatttctctagGCTTCACAGAACTTCATTTTAGAACATTCTAGcttgttttgaaattttgtaaaaaaaaaaaaaaaaaggaagggacgCTTTGGGGAGAAGAGAATCTTCTTAAACACAAACGGTGTTTTGAAAATTATCAAGGAGAAATCCAGTTGTCAGCTCTTGCTCCTTTGATAGAAATAATCCACCAATCCCCTCCttttgaaacaaattttaagatttattaataaacatttatactTTATTCTATTATGATTAACATTTGTTATATATGGAAAAGCATATTCTGACAACTTAAGTCATCTGCTGAAATTTAATGGCTATTATTAGTGATGATTTTGAAGACCTAAGCAGAGGGAAGGACTGTGTGGCAGTGGCAGATTGAGGGATGCAGAGACAGTCAGATTCTCCCTGCCCTGATAAGAGATTGGGAAGGTGCCCATCTTCCCACTGCCATATTCCAGAGATTTTGTTTCCTACATTCAGACTCTTGACTGTGCTTCCTCCAAAAATACAGATGGTCTAGAGACCAAAGTAGTGACCTAAGTAAATTCCATTAGTTCTTTCCATCCGTTTCTCTCCCAAATTCCCACCTAATAACTCACCTCCCAGACAGATGTGTGGGGGTGGTGTCTGTTCTCATACCTCTTCTAAACCTCTGTGGTAGATGACTCCAAGAATAGTAGAGAATTGTTTGCTGTGGGGAGAGCCTCCCAAGTCTTCCTGTTCTCTCCTCTTTGTTACATTGTCCAGCTGGAAACCCTTGTGGGACGCTTCTGCTATCTCTCACCTGAGTTAGGAAGTGCACACTGCTGGGACCCTCACCCTATCCTCGCCACCTCCAGGGCACCCAGGAAGAACCCGACCTTGCCGCAGGGTCACTATCTGCCCATCCATACTCATCCTGGTACTCCCTCATTTATGCCAAGGCCCAAGGAACACTATCTACTGACCATCCTGAGTAAACTTAGATTAGTCATTCTCAACACAGAAGTCTGTGGAACAGATACTCAAATATTATCTCTGTATGTGAGAAGGTAGTaatatattcacatttttgtgGGAGATAGGGGCCAAACTTCTTGGCAGATTCTCAAAAGACGCCATGAGTCCTCACCCTTAAAAACGTCTTAAAATCTCTATTTATGCTGTCTTGCTCTCTATTTAGCTCTTTACTTTCACCTTAAACTTACTTCTTTTTCGATTATTTTCTGCCTTAGTAGTCACTCATTGGCCAATCCAGAATATGAGCATCATCCTTGAATCCCTCATCATTGTTCCTCATATTCAATTAATAACCAAATCTAACGAAGACCAGCGTATCTTTTTAAAACAGCAGTATGGAACTAGAGTTTACATACCATAAGATTTGCCAACTTAAAGTGTACACTTCaatgcttttttgtgtgtttacagATATacgcaaccatcaccacagtcaatttaAGGACAtttcatcacattaaaaaaaaaaaaaaaaaacgaaaaactcAAAAAGTACACTTTCGTTATCACTCCCCACTCTCCAATTCTCTCCAGGCCAAAGCACCACTAACATAATTTGTCTCTATAGATTTCCCTATTCTGTCtatttcatataagtgaaatcatacaatatgtactcTTTGGGAATTGACTTCTTCATTTGCTCAGTGTTTTCAGAGTTCATGGCAACAATACAATAATCATTTGAGGAAtggctaaactttttttttttttccaaagtggttgatCGTTCTAAACGTTCCTAGCAGCAACTCATGAAGGTTCTGATATCTCCATATCCTCATggacatttcttattttctgaaattttgattCTAGTCATATTAGTGAAGATGAAGTAATATCTTACAAGGTTTTTGATTAGCATTTCTTAGGTGATtaatgacgttgagcatcttttcatattatAGTTCTACTCCCATTCCAATGTGTATGTTTTGTCCCCAAACCACCAAACAATTCTCCGGTatcagctgggtgtcctacagttaactcaattctgacactttAGAGATAGTATCAGATTCCACAGATTAAGGGCTCAGTTACACAAGTTTGCCCTCTCCTTCAAATGCCAATCACAAGTCCAGGTTGTTACTTGCGTTTCTGACTAACTTACTATAAATCAGAAGTTCTTAACACCCCCCCcttaggtttgattaatttgtttGACAGGCTCACAGAACTCCAGAAACCAATTTACTCACTAGATCACTTGTTTATTACAAAGGACATAAATCAACAGGCAGATGAAGAAATGCATAGAGTGAAATCATGAACAAAGAGTTTCTGTCAACATAGAGTTTTCAACCCTGTATGGCAGCATGTGGAAGCATTCtggttcaccaacctggaaactCTTCCAGCTATTGATAAGTTCCAGCCACACTAGCCTCCTTTGGTTCTAAATGGGTCAAGGACCTTCCTGCTCTAGAGCTTGTGCACATGCTGCTTGTCCTTCTGGAAGGCTAATcactcaccccctccccacccccggctAACTCTTATTTACCCTTTAGGACTCAACTTAATATCATGGCTTCTGAGAGTCCCCCTCTGATTCCTTGGTCTGGCCCCTCATGCTATCTCTCACAGAACCTTGTTCTCTATCACAATTTAGGATTGTGTTTTTATAAGATTTCTCTTCCCCCACTAGACTGTACATTTCATGCTTAGAGGGACCATGTCTACCTTACTCATCAGGACATATTCAGCAcctagcccagtgcctgacacacagtaggtccCAAGAGACAGTAGGTTGAACTCTACTAAACTGATACTTTTTAAGGTTAAAACCAGGCATAtacttggatgcctgggtggctcacttggttgagcgtatgattcttggtttcagctcaggtgatctcagggttgtgagactgagcccagcatcaggctgtgtggagtctgcttgagattctctctccctctccctctgcccctccctgccccgtgctctctctagctctaaaaataaataaataatcttttttttaaaaaaggaatataccAGCAACCTCGTAAGGTTCAATCAAACACTTTTTGAATGAACGAAAAATGAGGCAGGTGAATTATtgagaaaagagaatgagaaagtatCCTGGGGAATATGTTTTGCTCCCATTTTACCATtcaacctgcccctccccctgcccctccctgctctctaaaataaataaataaataataaataataaataataaataaataatttttaaaataagaaatagaaaggaaggaaattctgacatatacTACAGTATAGATGAAACCAgaggacattatgccaagtgaaataagccagtcacaagaagACAAATACTCTATATGAGTCCACTCATAGGAAGCACTTAGGGTAGTCAAAATTACGCAGACAacaagtagaatggtggttgctgggGGCTGCTGTGAGGAGAAAATGGGAAGTTACTATTTAATGGGGATAGGGTTTCAGTcatataagaagaaaagaattctggagatgatgatggtgatggttgtacaacattaTGAACGTATTTAGTACCACTGAAGCGTACACTTAGAAATGATGATGGTAAGTTTTAGGTTCTTTgcgttttaccacaataaaagagtttaaattcattaaaaaaatataggcGCACAAATATAGGGCACAGAAAGTAAAATCCTTTGGTATTCCACTCTTCCTATGACAACTGTTGTTAAAGTTCTAAtgtagtttttatattttgtctatACATATTTTAGAACACATTATGTagtaattattctttttaaaaagatgtcacaATATACATGATGTCGTTCAATCtgctttatttaattaaaaattaatatacacaAATAGGCCCAGCCGATGTTTGGTCCCTCTCTGTAGAAACGCAcagcaaaacaagacaaaaactgGAACATAAAGCATAAGGTGCTAAAACAACTACCTATTGAAACACCacaaaaatgttctggaaaaagTAATCTGtacttctttcctccagtgaaaTCCATCTTCTTCCCCATATAGTTGTACATAAAAGGTATATTCTTGCTGGCAAGCTTACTTTCAATCTCCCTGCACCTCTCATCTGTTGTCTAAATAACTTCCTAAGCAACATTACCTAAGAACACAGCCTGCCTCATTTCTGTCCCTTCGGCTCCCATTTATAATTTATGAACATTGTACACATGTGCAAATATAATGAAAGCACGAGATAACCAATCCCCAGCCACCTGCTGACAGCTACTGTTAACATTGTGCAATGTTTCCCCCTGTAGATTTTTCTATCGGAGATAGAAGGCCCTGCTGGGGACAAAAATAGTGCTTGTTTCTCATCCACTTCACCTTTAGGACTGGAAGGGTGTCTATGTTTTGAGAGAACTTTGTCATGTGACAAACAAGCCAGATTTTGAAGGACAGGGGTAAGGGGATATAAGGACTCAGTCCCACCACCCTTTGATAAGGACCACAGTCACATTTCCTTGGAAATGAGGTAAGACCGACTTGTGTGTTTTGGGCTCAGAGGAGACAGAACTAGTCTCATGAAGACCGAGGACAGGAGTTGGGGTGGGGTATGCCTCCAAGGATGGACACAGAGGTACCTATCCCTGAAAATGCTGACACCTTACCACCCTGTCACAGAGGATCTGTGGAGAAGATGGTTGTAAAGGGCACCATTTGAAAGATCAGGATACAGTCTGACAGCCGTGTGTCTCATGAATGACTGGCCTGGGTGGAAGAACGGGAAACCTTCTCAACTTGATAAATAACATCTCACCGAAACTGCCCTCAACTAGGTTACCACccattccctctgcccatccccccaaaGTGGAAAATTATCTGGCTCCTTACCCAGCAGGAGGCTGGCCATGAAGTATTTAGAATTAAAACCCTTCAAACACCCCCTCCTCAGTCTCAGACATATTTTTTGGTCATCCCTCCTGAAGGGAATTTTAGTGCGGGATATTAAGATAAAATGTTTTTACCTTTTTACATATGGAAAATGTAGTCAGACATAAATAACCAAATGCAAATAATAAATCTATCACTCACTGATTACTGTTGtaatatatatgtcatattaatatttctgtccttttattgtttaaaaaaactcCTGCCATATAGGATGGTTGTGAACATACATATTTAACATAAGCATATGatgataataattaataatgcATAAACATGTATATCAAATATGTAAGCCTATATACTCATATACAAAGATATAGAAAACTACGTTAAAtagtatgtatgtgtacatgtgccTGGCAAGGAGAAAATGCCTCAGTAGTTATTATCATTATCTCTGACTATTTTTCAGTTGCATTATTCTTCTATATATGTGCATAGAttcacatatgtatgtattacaCATACGATAAAACATTAAATGGAACTGTACTGCAGATGATTTAGTATGCAACTTTGCTCTTTTCTAAATACTTTACCAAATGACTGAGGACCATTTATCTCTCCACTCATCTCAGATGACACCTTTATGGCCCAGTCATAAAAGGAATTTTAGTAACCACTGGGAAGATAACATATTCACCCCTTTACATGTAGAAGGAGTCTTCTGGGGATGCTAGTAGTGTGTATATTTCAATCACACATAAAAAAGACAGTGCATATAATCAGGGACTCCCTCTAACCACTGACAACTGGCATAATAAATAGGTGTGATATCAATATTTCTGCCTTTTGGTTTCTTCGTTGCCTTGAAAAAATGTATCCTATAAGGCTTTTATAAGGACTGAATGAGTTTATATAAATGAGACACTTTAGAAGTGTGTCTGACATACAACAAGCGCTCAATCAATATTACCACTACTAACAGGtccatattctttatatatatgcatatcagtgcacacatacacaaactgCATATAAATTTTTGGCCAAATTGAATCATACTGCATACACTGTGAGAAAAAAGATATGATCTTACTTGACCCAAATGGCTACTTAGCGTATAAAAATGCTGCTCAACATCATTGTTCATTTAGTTCAAATCCAAACTAAAACCATAATACAATGTCCTCAACAATGGCTGAAACTAAAACTAACTAACAAAACCAGCTGTTGATGTGGATGTGAAGTAGGTGGAACTCTACATTGCTGATAGGGTATGAATTGATATAAGCACTTGGTTAACCAGTTAGTATCTATTAAGGCTGAGCTTGCACACATCTGATAGCCCACCAACTACACCCATAGATATATCCTCAATGACAAGTAATTTTTTGTGCACCAAAAATATATGCCGaaaaatgctcatagcagcattattcataataacccaaGGCTGAAAACAACCTGATGCCCATCAGCAAGAATGGATAAATTAGATTTGGCAAAGTGAAAGAATGGACTACTGTAGAGTGGTGAAAATAAACCATTGCAAAATGGGATAATTTGAATAACTCTAACAGACCTAAAGAAGGGAGACACAAAAGAGTTCACACCGTATGACTTCCTTTTTGTAAAGatcaaaaacaagcaaactaaTCTATGACATCAACAATCAGACTAGTAGTGAACTTTGCATAGAGGCAATGGTCGTAATGACTTGGAGGAGGACACAGAGGAGCCCTGTGGGATACGGATAGTGTTCTGTTTCTGGATTGGGGTGGTGGCTATATGGTAGTGTTCATGAAAACTAATGCTGTTGGACTCAGGCCGTGTACAGCCATGATACCCCATGTTTCTGAGATTAAGGGTTTAGCTAGGGACTTTTATTTTACAGGGCGAGCAGAAACTTCCTCACGTTAATGGTATGCATCTTCAGCATACATCTGTGGAGATTTCAGGTAAAACTTGTAGAACCTCCCACATTTAGATCCCAAGTTTGAAAGACAGagttatgcaccacacccaatggtgcgtaaacagtgaattttggaacactggagaaaaataaaataaaccttaaaaaaaaaaaaagaaagaaagacagagttaATCATTTCAAGACAAAAACTATAGGCATTGACTGTCCAGGCCTGATGGCAGGTTAAGAAGTAAACCTGGAGGAACccaactcagatttttttttaaagatttttatttatttattggacagagagagagatcacaagtaggcagagaggcaggcagagagagaggaggaagcaggctccctgctgagcagagggcccgatgtggggctcgatcccagcaccctgggatcttgacctgagccgaaggcagaggattaacccactgagccacccaggcgccccccaactcagattttgatgtttgttcctcTTACCTATCCCCAAcacaaaattaaacaacaaacaaacaaacaaaaatacagaggTACTGATGCTCAGTCAGGTTTGGAAACAAACAACCTATAGGGAAGTATTTTGATTCTGTGGCCACAGTATTTGAGCCTCCCAGAGACTTGGCTCGCCCTATCTTTCCATAATTCCTCAATTTACCCATCCAAGCGTCTTACACTAAGCAATACTGGATTGCCTGTGTAACCACCAAGTATACCTTTGCACATTCTTTCATCGGTACCATGGATCAGACCTGGAATGCCCCCTTGGAGAACTTTCCTTGACTGTATATCCTTTCTCAGCTCAAATGGCACCTCCTTCTTGATGCTTCACTGACAATCCCATCTCACCTTTTGTAGGTATCACCCCATGCTCTGTTCACTCACAGCAAGCCACTTGTCCTTCTAGTATGTTGTTCTGGTGCGGGTAGTGTGAGGACTACCAGGAAAGAATGCTAAATATCAGGAGGTGGTAAATTTAGGTAATGAGTACTTTGGTGCCTGTAAAATCATTCTTTGCACTTTATTGCACATTCATAGATATTTTGCcatattgcatttttaaataagtgtCAGTGAAAGTGTGGGCGCTATTTATACTATGTATGAGAACCTAAATTTCACAATCTTTCTGGAGAGCAAGTGACATTCACAGAGCTTTGATGATAGTGAAATTTTGTTAAGAATCCAAAATGTGCAGCGTTTTTCAACAGGAGCTATGTTGGTGCTCTGTAGGTGAAGCAATCTTCTGTGTGAGGCATCAACCACACCTGTCACTTAA
Above is a genomic segment from Neovison vison isolate M4711 chromosome X, ASM_NN_V1, whole genome shotgun sequence containing:
- the LOC122897354 gene encoding protein BEX1-like — translated: MASKEEQAVKNPNMENTDQENEKKDEKEKIANKGEPLALPLDTGEYCMPRVNRRWFCVRQPNQQYRWDMIQRLGEPQGRMREESMERIREEMRQLMQKLKEKQFSHSLRAVSIDPPHHDHRDEFCLMP